One window of Methylococcus sp. EFPC2 genomic DNA carries:
- the yihA gene encoding ribosome biogenesis GTP-binding protein YihA/YsxC yields the protein MNPLYHRTRYLLSAPELHQTPEDSGYEVAFAGRSNAGKSSAINVICQQKSLARISKTPGRTQMLNFFAVDEQRRLVDLPGYGYAKVPEAIQKRWRQAMEDYFLLRRSLGGVFLLMDIRHPFSPFDYLMIDWCRHAGHPLHIALTKADKLGYGAAKGVLLKVQSQLAREAFDVPVTLQLFSAFTRLGVDEAHTVLDRWLGLEKDLEVPDADNFEAEETRQGEPG from the coding sequence ATGAATCCACTTTATCACCGAACCCGCTATCTGCTGAGTGCCCCCGAACTCCACCAAACGCCCGAAGACAGTGGATATGAGGTCGCTTTCGCCGGGCGTTCCAACGCCGGCAAGTCGAGCGCGATCAATGTTATCTGCCAGCAGAAAAGCCTGGCGCGCATCAGCAAGACGCCGGGGCGCACCCAGATGCTCAATTTTTTCGCCGTCGATGAGCAACGCCGGTTGGTCGACCTGCCCGGTTACGGTTATGCCAAGGTGCCGGAAGCCATCCAGAAGCGCTGGCGTCAGGCCATGGAGGACTATTTTCTGCTGCGTCGGTCGCTGGGCGGCGTATTCCTGCTGATGGACATCCGTCACCCATTCAGCCCGTTCGATTACTTGATGATCGATTGGTGCCGGCATGCCGGCCATCCGCTGCACATCGCGCTGACCAAGGCGGACAAGCTCGGCTACGGCGCCGCCAAGGGCGTGCTGCTCAAGGTTCAGTCGCAGTTGGCCAGGGAGGCGTTCGACGTGCCGGTCACGCTGCAATTGTTCTCGGCGTTCACCCGGCTGGGCGTGGACGAGGCTCACACGGTGCTCGATCGCTGGCTGGGCCTGGAAAAAGACCTCGAAGTCCCAGACGCGGATAACTTCGAGGCCGAAGAGACCCGGCAGGGGGAGCCGGGTTAG